In the genome of Paraburkholderia caribensis, the window ACGACCATCGGCATCATCAAGATGGCTTGCAGCGCGTCCTTGCCCTTGAAGTCGAGCCGCTTGACCGTAATGGCTATGCCCGTGCCAATCACCAGTGCGATCAGGGAAGCCCAGAACGTGACGACCAGACTCGAATGAAAGCCCGACTGAAAGTCGGAGTACGTAAGCACGCGTGCGAACCATTGCAGCGACCAATGCTTGGGCGGAAACGCAAGTATCGCCTTGTCGTTGAACGCAGCCAGCGTCACCACGATGACCGGCAACAACATGAACGCGAGAATCGCCGCAATCAACAGCGGGCCGGCAACGCGCAACGGCCAGGGCAAGCCGTGTCTGATTTTCATCTCAATGTCCTCCAATCCGTTTGAGGCGCACGGTGAGTTTGCCGAATACCAGCAACGAAACCGCGGTGAGCGCGAGGCCGATAACGCTGAGGCTCGCCGCCAGCGGAAAATTCAATGAAGACAAGCCAAGCTGATACACCAAGGTGGAAAGTGTCGGCACGCGGCCCCCGCCGATCATCTGCGGCGTGGCGAACGCGCTGAATGTCCAGGCGAAGGCCGTGGTCGAACTCGCGAGAATGCCGGGCATGGAAAGCGGCAGCGTCACGGTCACGAAAATCTTCACGGGATTCGCGCCCAGACTCTGCGCCGCGCGCTCGTAGTCGCGGTTGATGTGCGAAATGGCGGCGCCGAGCATGAGCACGGTCACGGGAATCGTCACGTGCACGAGCGCGAGCACCACGCCAAAATGCGTGAACATCAGGTCGATAGGCCATTCGATCAGCCCGAGCTTGCGCAGCACCGTGTTGACGAAGCCGTTGCTGCCGAGCACTACCGTCCACGAGTAGGTGCGCACGATCTCGCCGAGAAATAGCGGCGTGAGCGACATGATGAGAATCACCGACTTGAGCGCGCGATTGCGCACACGCACGAGCGCATACGCGAGCGGATACGCGAGCAGCAGCGAAAACACCATCGTTTCTACGCTCAGGCAGAGCGTATTGCCCAGAGCGCTCAAATAGATGGACTTCATGAGCCCGGAGAAATTGTCCAGTGTGAAGCCGCCCACGTCGAGCGAGCCCGGAACATAAGTGCGCAGGCTAAACTGCAATACGGTCATCAAGGCCGAACATGTGCCGATCGCCACGATCACCGCGGGCGAGATCAGCCATCCCTTCAGCCTGCTATACATATTCATGGTGTCAATCGCTAGTGTTTGCTGTTCCTGCTTCGCTGATACGGAAAGGCTGCTCGCGCGACGCCCCGAAAGCCACGAGTGCGTTCGGGGCTGGTGTAACGCGATATCGCGAAACCACGCTTAGTTCATGATGTTTTCGGTGAACCACTTGCGCCATTCGGGCGTGAGTTCCGCGCGCAACTTCGAGTCGATCACAATGGTCTGCTTGTCCCACTGCGAGCGCGTCGTGAACACGCCAGGCAGCGCGGCATCGGCCGGGGCCACGGTGGCGTTGTCGACCACCGGACTCGCTTTTTCCATCGCGACGATCTTGGCCTGCACCGCTGGTGACAGCGCGATATTCATAAACTTGTAGGCCAGCGCTGCCTTCTTCGAGCCTTTCATGATGCCCATGGTGTCGATGCCGAGCACCGCACCTTCTTTCGGAATCACCACCTTGAGTGGTACACCCTGACCGATCTGGTAGTAAGCGTTCATCGAAAGCAGCACTTCGACCGGCGTTTCACCCGTTTGAATTAGCTGCTCGCCGTTGGCGTCGTCGGTGTAGAACGCTTTGAAGTTCGGTTTGAGCGCCTTGAGCTTGTCCTCGCCCTTCTGCCAGTTCTTCGCGTCGCCGCCCGAAAGCACGGCCGCGACCGTGATGATGTGGCTCGGATCCCAGTCCGGCGCCGAAAGCTTGCCCTTGAGCGCCGGATTCCACAGGTCGTTCCAGCTGTCGAACTTCATGCCCGGTGGAACCATATCGGTGCGATACCCGATGGTGTAGACATACGCCCACGTGCCGATGTGATACGGGCTGATCTTCGCCTGATCCATGAGGTGCGCGTAGTTCGGCAGCTTGCTCGTGTCGAGCTTCTCGAACAGATTGCTATTGGCGTAGAGCCAGCCGACCTGCGAAGTCGTGACTGTCACGTCGCTTTCTGGCGTCTTGGCGAGCTTGGCCTTGTTCAGACGGTCGATAGTGCCGCCCGTCACGTACTTCACCGGCACGCCGGTTTCCTTGGTGAACTCCTGGCCGACCGTCTGGTCGATCATGTCGCGGAAGTTGCCGCCCCAGGTGCTAACGACGAGCGCGTCTTCGGCGTTCGCGGTGCCCGCGATCAGTGCGCCGAACGCAATGCTGGCTGTGAATAGTGTCTTGATCACTCTAAATCCCGTAGGTTGATGGATGAATCGCGTCGTGTGCTGGCCAGACGCCCGGTTCGCGGTGTGTTCAGGTACACGTGAATAGTGAAAGAGTTGATCTTGATCACCAAGTTGCCTTTTCTGCAGGCATGACTCGCAATTCCTGACGTCCGATTTTTCTCTAACGTGAACGGTTGCGAACGCTCGTGCCGCCTGCACACTTTCGGAAAAGCTGAGACACCGCCCTGGAAAAACCAAATAGGCAGCGTCGCGGGTCTCGGTGACTATCTGATCCATCGCAAGCGCGCGCTCCGTTTCGCCACGATGCGGCGACGCTATCGGTCGATCCCAGTCAACCCAACCCATTCGTGCCATGAAACACAAACGTATCCGCACCTTCAACACCCAAGCCACCTACCCCGAACAGAAGCTCGACAACGATTTGTGCCAGGCCGTGGTCGCACGCGGCCAGTTCGTGTTCCTGCGCGGCCAGATCGGGCAGAACCTTGACACCTCAGAGAGCGTGTGCATTGGCGACGCGGCGGGGCAGGCCGAACAGGCCATGTCGAACATCGCCATGCTGCTCGGCGAAGCGGGCGGCGAACTCGCCGACATCTGCAAGATCACCGTCTACATCACCGACCCGCGCTACCGCGAGGAGGTGTATCGCGTAGTCGGCAAATGGCTCAAGGGCGTTTTCCCCGTTTCCACGGGCATCGTGGTCTCAGCGCTCGCGCGTCCCGAATGGCTCGTGGAAGTCGACGCCACCGCTGTGATCCCCGATTGATCCGCCATAGACCTCCGACTGACACACGACCTTGAGGCAATCCTCATGACCTTCTCGATCATTGCGCGCTGCCCGCAAACCGGCCAGTTCGGCGCGGCGGTGGCCTCGTCGTCGCCCGCAGTGGCGGCTCGCTGCATTCGCGGCCGCGCGGGCGTGGGCGCGGCGGCCAGCCAGAACATCACCGACCCGTCGCTCGGCCCGCAGGCGCTCGACCTGATGGCGGCCGGACACACGCCCGCCGAGGCGCTCGAACGACTGCGCCGACAGCCGTTCGTCGACTACCGTCAATTGATGGCAATCGACGCGCATGGCACACCGACTGTCTTTACCGGCGCCAACGCGCTCGGCACGCTC includes:
- a CDS encoding ABC transporter permease — its product is MNMYSRLKGWLISPAVIVAIGTCSALMTVLQFSLRTYVPGSLDVGGFTLDNFSGLMKSIYLSALGNTLCLSVETMVFSLLLAYPLAYALVRVRNRALKSVILIMSLTPLFLGEIVRTYSWTVVLGSNGFVNTVLRKLGLIEWPIDLMFTHFGVVLALVHVTIPVTVLMLGAAISHINRDYERAAQSLGANPVKIFVTVTLPLSMPGILASSTTAFAWTFSAFATPQMIGGGRVPTLSTLVYQLGLSSLNFPLAASLSVIGLALTAVSLLVFGKLTVRLKRIGGH
- a CDS encoding ABC transporter substrate-binding protein produces the protein MLKVRIRLCFMARMGWVDWDRPIASPHRGETERALAMDQIVTETRDAAYLVFPGRCLSFSESVQAARAFATVHVREKSDVRNCESCLQKRQLGDQDQLFHYSRVPEHTANRASGQHTTRFIHQPTGFRVIKTLFTASIAFGALIAGTANAEDALVVSTWGGNFRDMIDQTVGQEFTKETGVPVKYVTGGTIDRLNKAKLAKTPESDVTVTTSQVGWLYANSNLFEKLDTSKLPNYAHLMDQAKISPYHIGTWAYVYTIGYRTDMVPPGMKFDSWNDLWNPALKGKLSAPDWDPSHIITVAAVLSGGDAKNWQKGEDKLKALKPNFKAFYTDDANGEQLIQTGETPVEVLLSMNAYYQIGQGVPLKVVIPKEGAVLGIDTMGIMKGSKKAALAYKFMNIALSPAVQAKIVAMEKASPVVDNATVAPADAALPGVFTTRSQWDKQTIVIDSKLRAELTPEWRKWFTENIMN
- a CDS encoding RidA family protein is translated as MKHKRIRTFNTQATYPEQKLDNDLCQAVVARGQFVFLRGQIGQNLDTSESVCIGDAAGQAEQAMSNIAMLLGEAGGELADICKITVYITDPRYREEVYRVVGKWLKGVFPVSTGIVVSALARPEWLVEVDATAVIPD